CCTCATCACGCACGAGGAGGAGGTCGCGCAGCGCGCCGAGCGCGTCGTGCGCGTCCTGGACGGGCTGGTCCGCACCGGCGCCGGGGGTGCGCGGTGACCTGGACCGAGACCCTGCGCACCGGCTGGTCCGCGATCCGCACGCACGTCATGCGGTCGACCCTCACGGTGCTCGGCATCCTCATCGGGATCGCCGCCGTGATCCTCACCGTCGGTCTCGGCCTCGGCACGCAGAAGGACGTGTCCGCGCAGATCAGCGCGCTCGGCAGCAACCTGCTCATCGTCCGCCCGGGGTCGTCGACCGACGCCTCCGGCATGCGCGGCGGGTTCGGCACCGGCACGACCCTGACCCGCGCCGACGCCGAGGCGCTCGCGTCCGACGTGAACGCGCCCGACGTCTCGGGCGTCGCCGCCGAGAAGTCGTCGGGCGCGTCGGTCGAGGCCGGTGACACCAACTGGACCACGCAGGTCGTCGGCACGACGACGTCGTGGCTCGACGTGCGCGGCCGTGAGGTCGCGTCGGGCGAGTTCTTCACCGCCGACGACGAGGAGGACGGCGCCGCGGTCGTCGTGCTCGGCCCCGAGACCGCGACCGAGCTGTTCGGCACGACGCGCGTCGTCGGGCAGACCGTGACCGTGAACGGGACGGACCTGCAGGTCGTCGGGGTCCTGGCGGCCGCCGGCGCGAGCGGGGACAGCGACCTCGACGACGTCGCCGTCGTGCCGATGTCGACCGCGGCCGACACGCTGTTCGGCGGGACCGACCGCAACGCGGTCTCGACGATCTACCTGCAGGCCGCGTCGGCCGACCGGCTCGGCGCCGCCTACCAG
The sequence above is a segment of the Cellulomonas fimi genome. Coding sequences within it:
- a CDS encoding ABC transporter permease, whose protein sequence is MTWTETLRTGWSAIRTHVMRSTLTVLGILIGIAAVILTVGLGLGTQKDVSAQISALGSNLLIVRPGSSTDASGMRGGFGTGTTLTRADAEALASDVNAPDVSGVAAEKSSGASVEAGDTNWTTQVVGTTTSWLDVRGREVASGEFFTADDEEDGAAVVVLGPETATELFGTTRVVGQTVTVNGTDLQVVGVLAAAGASGDSDLDDVAVVPMSTAADTLFGGTDRNAVSTIYLQAASADRLGAAYQEAEQTLLNLHGITDADSADFTINSQDALVSTATAVYRTLTVLLTGIAALSLLVGGIGVMNIMLVSVTERTREIGLRKALGAPPWAIRRQFLVEAGVLGLGGGILGAVLGIVGAHVLPGLLDTSVVVSGAAVAGSIVVALAIGLVFGVYPATRAARLAPIDALRAE